Below is a genomic region from Altererythrobacter sp. Root672.
TGTCTTCCTCGATCCCCAGCCGGTCATGCAGCCGGTTGGTGAACGGCAGAGCGGTGGGCGCACGGTCGGCCAGGGCCGCCGGATCGGGCGGCGTGCCGATGACCAGCACCTCGGTACTCGGAAGAGCTTTGCGCAGAGCCACGGCGGTCAGGGCGCCAAGCTGGCCATCCCCCGCGACGACCACGCGCCGAGGCAATTCGCGCGGGCCGTTCACAGCGGCTCCGCCAGGCGTTCGCGTGCGGCCGTCAGGTATTCGCGGTGGCCAGGCATCGCCGCGACCTCGCTGCGGATCGCTCCCTGGAGCGAACCCATCGCCCGAGCGACGCGCGCCGGATCGGGAATGCCGACGCGCGGATCGTAGCGGTCAGGCACCACGCCTTGGCCGAGATAGACCGCAATCCAGCTGGCATCGTAGAACAAGCCGTCGGAGTATTTCTCCACCCGGGCGGTTTCGCGCCACAGTTCCATCTTGCTCGCCAGCGTGTCGGGCACCTTCATCGTGCGGACGTGGTTCCAGAACTCGGAATCGTCGCGCGTGGTGGCGTGGTAGTGGAGGATCAGGAAGTCGCGCACGCGATCGTATTCCATGTCCACCAGCCGGTTGAACTCGGCGCGGTCGCGGGCATCGGCTTTGCCGCCGAGCGGGAACAGCTCGATCAGGTAAGTGATCGCCATCTGCGCGAGATAGATCGAGGTGGATTCGAGCGGTTCGAGGAACCCGCTGGCGAGCCCGACCGCGATGACGTTGCGGTTCCACGAATGGCGCCGGCGGCCGGCCTTGAAGCGCAGCAGGCGCGGCTCGGCGCGCGGCGTGCCTTCGACATTCGCGAGCAGGAATTCGCAGGCCTCGTCCTCGGAGATGAACGCGCTCGAGAAGACATAGCCGTTGCCGATGCGGTGCTGCAGCGGGATGCGCCATTGCCATCCGGCGGGGCGTGCGATGGCCCGGGTGTAGGGCTCGATCTCCTCGGTCACGTGGTCGCACGGCATGGCCGCTGCGCGGTCGCACGGGAGCCAGGGGGTCCAGTCCTCCCACTCTTCGCCCAGCGTCTGCCCAAGCATGAGCGAGCGGAAGCCCGAGCAGTCGATGAACAAGTCGCCCGAGATCTCGCGCCCATCTTCGAGCACGAGCGTGGTCACGTCCCCGCTCTCCGCGTCCTGCCGCACTTCGATCACTTTGCCCTCGGTGCGCTTGACCCCGATGCCGAGGCCGAATTCGCGCATGAATGGTCCGAACAGCGTGGCGTCGAACTGGTAGGCATAGCCGTATGACGAGGCGAGGCTGGTGTCCTGTGCCGGAGGCGCGAACTTGTTGGCGAGCGCGGCCTCGACCGCCAGCGAGTAGGAGCCGAGCGGGTCGGCCATCCCCTGCCGCTGCAGTTCGAGCCAGTAGTGGTGGAAGCCCACCCCGGCCACTTCCTCGCCGAAGCTGCCGAACGGGTGGATGTAGCTTTCGCCGATCTTGCCGAAATCGCGGAAGTCGATGCCGAGCTTGTAGGTGGCGTGGGTCGCTTTCATGAACGCCGCTTCGTCGATCCCGAGCCGTTCGACGAACCCGCGAATATGCGGCAGCGTAGCTTCGCCTACGCCGACGATGCCGATGTCCTCGCTCTCGACCAGCTCGACTTCGACCAGGTCGCCAAGCAGGCGAGCGAGCGCTGCTGCGCTCATCCATCCGGCGGTGCCGCCGCCAAGGACGACCACGCGGACTGGGGTCTTTTCAGCAGGGCTCATAGGGGACCCTTGAACGTAAGGGCCGGCGGCAGCTTGCGCCACCGCCGGCCGGAGTGCGATCCAGCCAAGTTCCCCCCCAGGTGGATCAGCCCTCCATCTCCTCCAGTTCCTTGCCCTTGGTCTCGTTGATGAAGGACCGGACCAGGAAGATGCTGACGGCGGCCGCCACGGTGTAGAGCGCGTAAGTCCCCGCGAGGCCCAGGCCATCGGCCATCGCCGGGAAGCTCTGCACAACGAGGTAGTTGGCACCCCACTGGGCGAGACCCGCCACCGCCAGCGCCGAACCGCGCATCTGGTTGGGGAACATCTCGCCGAGCATGACCCACATCACCGGGCCCCAGCTGAAGTTGAAGAAAATTACATAGAGGTTGGCGGCGGCGAGCGCGGTAAGCCCGGCCATCTCGCTGAGTTGCAGGTTGCCCGCAGCGTCCTGCCCGGCAGTGCTGAAGGCCCAGGTCATCGCGCCCAACGTCACCGCCATGCCGACCGAGCCGATCAGCAGCAGCGGCTTGCGCCCGACTTTATCGATCACCAGCAGTGCCGCGAACACCGCCGCGATCGAAACGACGCCGGAAATGATGTTGCGTTCGAGCGCGACTTCTTCCGACACGCCCGCCAGCTTCCACAGCGTTTCGCCGTAGTAGAAGATGATGTTGATGCCGACGAACTGCTGGAATGTCGCCAGCATGATGCCAGCCCAGACGATCGGGCGGAACACCGTGCCCGGCGCCGCCACGTCGCGGAAGCTCGGGCGGTGGTCGGCCGAGAAGCTCGCCTGGATGTCGCCAATCTTGCGGTCCGCTTCCGCGGGTCCGAACAGGCTGGTCAACACCTTGCGCGCTTCGTCGACGCGCTTGCGGCTGACGAGGTAGCGCGGGCTTTCCGGGATGAAGAACAGCGCCACCAGGAACACCACGGCCGGGACGGCCTGCGCCAGGTACATCCAGCGCCAGGCCGGGCGTCCGGCGACTTCGCCGAGCGAGCTGCCAGCCGCCTGGGCGAGGAAATAGTTGACCACGAACGCGGCGGTCAGGCCGGTGATGATCATCACCTGCTGCACCGTTGTCAGCCGCCCGCGGATGTTGGCCGGGGCGACTTCGGAGATGTAGAGCGGCGAGAGCACGCTCGCTGCGCCGACCGCCATGCCGCCAGCGAAGCGCGCGGCGACGAACAGCGTGTGGATGTCAGTCAGGCCCTGGATCAGCGCGCCGAACACGAACAGGCCCGCGGCGAAGATCATGACCGTCCGGCGGCCTACGACATCGGCCAGCCGCCCGGCAAAGAACGCGCCGACCGCGCAACCGATCAGCAGCGAGCCGACGGTGAAGCCGAGCCCGGCGGACGTGAGATGGAATTCTGCCGTGAGGCCGGTCTGGGTGCCGTTCACGGCGCCGCTGTCGTAACCGAACAGCAGGCCGCCAATCGTCGCCACTGCGACGATCGCCCCGATAAGCGCCCCATTGACGCTGTTGCGCGTTGTCGTGTTCATCGTTCCTCCCCTCAGCATCCGCTGTATTCGCGGCTTGCCTTGTTAGCGCTACCGTATGCTGGCTCCGGGACCGTGGCAAGCCGCTTTCCGCTCCGCTGCACTACGCAATTTCTGCCGCAGCAACTTGCCGGAATCGGTGAGGTCGCTTTCGCCCCAGCCCGCAACCGGGGTTCCAGGCTTGAGCGAGGCGCTGCTCTCGTCGCGGTCGCCGATCGACCAGGCCATCCAGCCGACGCAATTGCGCTCGGCCCAGTCCCACCACAGCTCGCTCTCGGCATAGTCGAGCGGTCCGTCGCCCGT
It encodes:
- a CDS encoding tryptophan halogenase family protein, with the protein product MSPAEKTPVRVVVLGGGTAGWMSAAALARLLGDLVEVELVESEDIGIVGVGEATLPHIRGFVERLGIDEAAFMKATHATYKLGIDFRDFGKIGESYIHPFGSFGEEVAGVGFHHYWLELQRQGMADPLGSYSLAVEAALANKFAPPAQDTSLASSYGYAYQFDATLFGPFMREFGLGIGVKRTEGKVIEVRQDAESGDVTTLVLEDGREISGDLFIDCSGFRSLMLGQTLGEEWEDWTPWLPCDRAAAMPCDHVTEEIEPYTRAIARPAGWQWRIPLQHRIGNGYVFSSAFISEDEACEFLLANVEGTPRAEPRLLRFKAGRRRHSWNRNVIAVGLASGFLEPLESTSIYLAQMAITYLIELFPLGGKADARDRAEFNRLVDMEYDRVRDFLILHYHATTRDDSEFWNHVRTMKVPDTLASKMELWRETARVEKYSDGLFYDASWIAVYLGQGVVPDRYDPRVGIPDPARVARAMGSLQGAIRSEVAAMPGHREYLTAARERLAEPL
- a CDS encoding sugar porter family MFS transporter, giving the protein MNTTTRNSVNGALIGAIVAVATIGGLLFGYDSGAVNGTQTGLTAEFHLTSAGLGFTVGSLLIGCAVGAFFAGRLADVVGRRTVMIFAAGLFVFGALIQGLTDIHTLFVAARFAGGMAVGAASVLSPLYISEVAPANIRGRLTTVQQVMIITGLTAAFVVNYFLAQAAGSSLGEVAGRPAWRWMYLAQAVPAVVFLVALFFIPESPRYLVSRKRVDEARKVLTSLFGPAEADRKIGDIQASFSADHRPSFRDVAAPGTVFRPIVWAGIMLATFQQFVGINIIFYYGETLWKLAGVSEEVALERNIISGVVSIAAVFAALLVIDKVGRKPLLLIGSVGMAVTLGAMTWAFSTAGQDAAGNLQLSEMAGLTALAAANLYVIFFNFSWGPVMWVMLGEMFPNQMRGSALAVAGLAQWGANYLVVQSFPAMADGLGLAGTYALYTVAAAVSIFLVRSFINETKGKELEEMEG